aaaaacaaaaagaaattggCTGCTTTAGAGGCTCCTCCACAAAACTTAAGAGCTACAGGGCATATGACTGAAAGAGAAACAATGGAAACTGAAgttatcaaattattaattgtaagCTATTTCAGCATTGTTAAACGTACAATTGCCGATATAGTTCCTAAAGCTGTTATGTTGAAATTGATTCAAAGAAGTAGAaatgaaattcaaaaagttttattagaaaaactTTATAGTAACACCGATTTAGATGAATTAactaaagaaaatgatatgactattcaaagaagaaaagaatgTAAATCAATGGTGGAAATATTGAGAAATGTAAGTCAAATCGTTTCCTCAGTTTAATCTATTTAGCTTTCTACTCGTAGCTTTATATTTAGCCCTCTCACTTATGTATTCGTCCTAATATTGTATAAAAAGCATACACATCTAACTCTTACTCAAAGAGTATATATACACATATGCATCTCTAACTAAGCTTATTAAAAAGGTATGTGATTGTACGATCTCTTTTATTGTTTAGGCTAGGGCTTTTTATGTTGATAGCCTAGACGTAGGCcgattttgattttgaaaaatttagacTAAGCTCATCGATTtcctgaaaaaaaaaataaaaatataatattatgttattttgttaaactgtttaaaaataaaaacactTTAGAGCTTAAACAAGATACTAGAACCTCTACCATAAAAAACtacaatattatattaatataatttatttttatctaatGTCTTCACCTTTAAACTTATCAAAGGATACCAATACTGCCAAAGCTTTAGATTCCTTACTATATCATTGCCAGAATGACAAAgctttagaaaatgataaatttataaatttaaatattaatacatttaaaataattcgTCATAGAAGTAATAACATAAAgtttgaatataataacATACCAAGAATTATCCCTTTGACTTCCTGCAAGTTACAAGACTACAAAGAATTAgagatattattaatattaaacgATCCAATCGCTACAAataagaatttaattttatctgACAACTCAACTTCcgatatttttaaagatatcGTTAGTTTAAAACGGTTTAGAAGATATGTTAGTGGTTCacataaatatttgaaaaattacgATATCATTATGACAGATTATAGATTACATCATACAGTCGTAGacatattaaaaaaatccaGTAGAAAAAGCTCAAGCTCAATTTTACCATATTTAATTAGACTTTCAAAAAATGCTAAGTCGGAAAGTCTTAAAGTGAATGAAACAgttgatttaaaatatttaaaagcacaagttaaaaatatttgcaaGAATACCTCATTTGTCACAAATTCCCATAATTGTTTaagtattaaaattggTGTAATTCATAGTACATCAAgagaagaaatattatctaatattgatgatattgtcaaatttttaagtgtaaaaccaaaaaaagCTAGAGGCACAAACCAAACGATAAATCCAAATGCTGGTATTATTCCTCTCACTAATATAAACTCCATTTGCTTGAAGACAGCAAATAGTATTAGTTTACCGATTtataagaatttaaaaacacCAGAAACTGAGAAAGAAGATTTTTCagatattaaattgtaATTTGCCCATTAGATAGATATTTTTCTGTCATGTACTTTAATCGTCatataaaataacaataaattaTAGATACATGcctttataataaattagttGCAATCTAAATATacaatgaatatatatgacatgttataaaataacaaaatagGTGCGTActaataaattagattgaatatttgatagATAATGTATTTAAGAATTGccttatttttcttttctattttGTGGAATAAACTAATACAAAGTTTCCAAATTGGataattctttcaatattctttctaattcatcgtctgaaattttattattcaaacttGGTATCAGCGTTTTTGCTTCATCTGCTGAATCACAAGCCAACGATCCTAGTTGTGCAATTTCAAAGGGATGAAGTTCTGTActctttaataattgaataacTGCACCAACAGTTTCTTGGTCTCTAAATCTGGAGAAATTAGTCAAGTATTCCattgtattttttaaatctttattattatcaccTGTGGTAATTTCTAAAAGAGTATCTAGGGATTCCAATTCCTTTTCTCTTGTTTCTGTATGCATTAACTCATCATCTCCATcatcatctaataattcttcattagtTCCATtgcttttatttattagatttttttgttctaATTGAGCTCTCTTAAATGCCTTTTTACGTTCAATTAATGCTTCTTTAATCAATAACCTTGTTTCACTTAAATTCAAAGCAATCagttcttcttcttcaccTTGATGATTGATTTGATGTAATTGAAATTCTGGACCTAATTGTAAGGTTGCTgcattttcttcttcttcaactttttttaatcttctCTTACCAGTAGAAAATGCGGATATggaaatattcatatttgaattcttaTATATGTATAGTAAAATGTGGGAGTTAAAGtaacaaataattaattatagatatattaattaCTAAATGCAAAAAAAGTATGTTGTTGAATAAccagaatttgaaataaaaaaatataaaaaaagaacaaataATTGGTTTCTTTgttgattaatttttaaaattgattgTTATAATACACGACTCCAGTAAGAAATAGACACAAAAGTAAAAACggtaaataaaaaatatttttttcagtaCAATTATAATCAATGATTTTGATCTGTGCCaacttaaaatattatgcagatttaaaataattaatttgtatattttacttatttattaaaatttcattaattattattattgacgaattttgaaattttgaatttttcaaaaaagcCGACAGATGGTGTATCGTTCAATACGAAGAGCATTACCCGGATTTATCTATAACCAGATCTTCTGGCGGCTAATTTCTAAAGGCAAGTCtcataattaataaacaagaaatattatGTAAATGTTTGTCACTGATTTGCAATTCATatctaagaaaaaaataagaaataaaagaagaagttttttctaatatatttataatattggtTGCGCCATTCAACTACAATACAACAACACAGAAATACTACAAAAAGACAATTTAAGGCAACCTTATTTTACATATTAaacaattagaattataaGAAGGTATCATTAGTATgatgataaatatatccTTACAAACTCCTAGGTTGACCATGTACATTCTTCATTACGATTGTGATAACTGCCGACCTCCCATATTTGGTTACTGCTACTGCTTATATCAAGAGTGGATTAGAATAGTATCATAAAATCAGCAAAAAgaagttaaaaaatataatacaaatagCTAACAGGAGTGTATTCCTTATTGGATAGAGAATATGTATTACTTAGAGGGTCCTAATTAATCTGTTCTGAACTCTATTAGTACACAAATGGCTCTTAAGCAAATTTAGACAAAAACTAATCGACATCCTCTACATACaccaaatatttattagcTTTTTGCTCTATTTTCCTTGTGTGCCTGAAATTTATCCTAAtgtaaaaatgaaattaatacaaCTCTTATTATAGGCAATAAGAGTTGTAggtaattattatttttttaataacagaaaaaaataaaatataaaatatttgtgaAAGGCGACAATTCCACAGGTACAGACGAGAATACGCGTTGCTTCTTCAAGTAAGTTTAAGTACTAAATTAGACACAGGCaacagaaaaaataaatggaAAAAGTATTGCCAAAAACAGCCGTAAATCAATTGGAATAACTTCCCCAAGAAATTTATGTAGTTATGCTAGGATTGATCCCGAGGAGTTCATGTtgacaaaataaataaattagtcCAATATCCTCGCACGCCTAGCAACACATCCAAGCTACAGCTTTCAATTCAACTTCATATCTTATCCACCGTTGCTACTAGGGGTTTTTCATTAGATTATGACAAATCATCCCCAGCTTATATTTCGTGAGTCGTCCTAAACACAGTCTTGAAATACATGTGGCTACCCTGAATGAGAGTACCCCACGGCTTCTATTCCATCTTTAGAGGTGGAGgctttttaaatttttttttttttttttataataaacaCTACAAACACAAAGAGAATGAGACGTGGGGGTATGAATTGGCATGTGATCGGCAGAACTTTTCTTAAGGAAATGAGAAAAGAAATGGCTCAAATATTTTCCCGTCTCCAGCTCAGTCCGGGCAAACTATTATTTCGGAATGTGGAGTTGAATACAGAAACTAAATTTCAGTAGGCTCATGATTTAATAGTTACGTGTTCTTCATATTTACTCTGTTGCTTTCTGGGCCGACGGTGCTGGTGggtgaaaaattttaattccttTTTTGGTTCCAGTTGATTCGTTCTACACACTGCTGACAAAAGAAGAAGCCTTTCGCTAGCACTAGGTATGCAgaatgaaattttacaacagaaaaagaaacgGACAACACGATAAGAATTCGAAGTGGACCCCCGTGGATATCAAATTGGATTTGgtgttgttttttttaaagaaaagtgaaatttcatcaatttgTGGTCTATTCTTGTTTCGCGGGACGATGCTCAAGACTGTATTTGGTAGTTAGCTAATATTCATACTCATTATGGCGTTGTAGTCTCCTTGTTATGGATCGAAGAAAGACCCCTCCCTGCATGGACAACTTCCAAATTTTACCATTCAGTCTCTCAGTTGTATGACCAGAGAGGATTTTGGAGAAGCTTCCGATTATACTACCCCCGTTTCTTTGTAGTTTCTCCGTTAAGGATTCGATACGACAACTCTCAGAAGATTGTTAGGCCGCACTCTAAGTCGGCACTAATGTAATATTGTACAATTGTCAAGTAGTTCATGTTGTTAGTCGGTACACACTCTTAACAAACTTACAAACATTACCAAGCTGGTCAGAAAAAGCTTTAAGATAATTTAGTTCACTGTAAGAAGGATAAATAAAACGCCAGGAGGATTATTATAATAGGCGTACTTCGTAGCGCTATTTTATCTTGATATCCAGTAGTGgctcttttttattatcataagTGTACTtttgttattgtttttgCATTTCTCAAATTAACTTTTTATTGAGAGGACTTTGTCAGttccaaatattattctGTAAAGTATAATACATCCTTCTATtccattttatttattttgattttattttaaatattgacCTCATTTTGAAATCATATTTACAActaatcatttttttctctttctttatttacttctttcttttttgaaaatctCTAAGCTCCCTACATTATTTGTTTGTATTAATTTGCCTATCTCCTTCCTTAAAGATtaatcatcttcattattataacaaaatttttaagGATTTGCAAttgtaatataaaaataatcgtggttttaacattttcttttgaatattttttaatccAACAGcaattattgaagaaataaCAAACTAATAGCCTATTTTCTCTCTGCATACCACTAGAAATACATTTACTTTAtacaaacaaaaagaaaaatactCTCATTACATTAGTACATAGTGCTTCTCAATTGGTATCATTTTATACATTCGAgctaaatttgaaataccATTTTCTATTACAATTGATctgaaaaggaaaaattcaccatttgtattatttccCTAGTTTAATTCAACCCATTTCATTTGATCTTTGTAATACCTTgagattatttatttctcGACTACATTGTTAATCCTACCTATCTGATTTTTTCCCCCTGCATTTTCCTTTAACgttcttattttttttttttttctattcttTTAGATCACATACGCTTAATCAtcaacaaatattaataaatcaattttaatgaCAAACATGCATAACAAAGGTTCTTTATGGAAGCAGTCTTTTATGGAAAATCAGACTATTCAAGAATATCCTGAAAATAACTCTGAAGAAGGTGCACCCAACGATACAAGTTATAAAACACCATTGCAACACCGCGGTTCTCAGTCATATTCCCATCAACAATTACATAATGGTCAAAGAAATTCTCTTACATTTATTAACCCATGGGGTTCAAACTTGAATGGTTCTTCTGATTTATTCATGCAATCAAATCAAAGCTTACTGAGTACTTCAAGCGAAAACCAAAGACGCCCATCCATGGATGATTTCAAGAGAAGAAAATCAAGTATTGTTATTCCACCCTCAAGAGCTCCCGGTATTAAtccatatttttataatatagaTACAACTGCAACTTTTAATGGGGATGGAACCTCAGATAATTTCcaacaaaatcaaaatattgatgctaatcaacaacaaaaaaaaatctttgcCGATGAAAAAGATCTTTATGTTCAAGCTTTATTGGATCCATCTTCAGGAATTTATGATCCAGATGCCTTTtatagaagaagaagtCTGGCTGCTCCTGCATTCACTTCTTCAATGGGCTCATCATCAATGAATACGGCCAATAATACAGCAACAACTAATGCATCTAGTTATCAATTGAATGAGCCAATTTCCCCAAGCAATgtgaatttttctttaatgcCTCATGGCTGTGGCATCAATAGTAGACAACCAAATCGGACCGGATCTTTTAGGAAATTAAGCGCCTATGGTGCTCCAGTGCAATCTACTTTTAAATCAACCTACAGAGAAGAgtataatttattacaacAACCGCCATTGGAGATACCTCAAATGACCCCCTGTAATTCTAAATCTGATTTACAACCAACTCTTAataaattaccaaaatACAGACGTGCTTCGTTACATTCAAGTACAATTTCACCATTGGTTGGCCTAACGAAGGGCTTAATCACGACCTATTCTCTATGTTCTTCAGATTTCCAATATAAAACCTCTAAAAATCCAAGAAGGGTGTTAACAAAGCCAAATGAAGGTGTTGCTAATAATGGATATGATAATGTAAACAgtgattatattttatatgtTAATGATGTTCTTGGTACAGaacaaaatagaaaatactTGGTATTAGATATCTTGGGTCAAGGGACGTTTGGTCAAGTTGTTAAATgccaaaatattttaacgAAAGAAATAATCGCCGTTAAAGTTGTCAAATCAAGAATGGAATATTTGAACCAGAGTATATCAGAAGCTAAAATTCTAGAACTAATTAATCAGAAAATCGATCCCTACGACAAGCATCACTTCCTTAGATTACACGATACTTTTGTTCATAAAAATCATTTATGCTTAGTATTCGAATTATTAAGCAGTAATTTATATGAAATATTGAAACAAAATAGATTCCATGGTTTAAACctttctattattaaagaatttagtaaacaattattagaatcattAGCTGTATTAAAATGCTCTAAAATTGTTCATTGTGATTTGAAACCAgagaatattttattatctgcTCCTGATAAACCAGAAATAAAAGTGATTGACTTTGGTTCTTCTTGtgaagaaagaaaaacatTATACACTTATATCCAATCAAGATTTTATAGATCGCCAGAAGTTATTTTGGGTATTCCATATTCTACAAGTATTGATATGTGGTCGTTTGGTTGTATTGTAGCTGAATTATTCCTAGGGATTCCAATATTCCCAGGTGCATCGGaatttaatcaaattacaagaattattaactcTTTAGATTATCCACCTTCATGGATGATTGATAGAGGTAAGAATTCTGCTAAATACTTTTCCATGATTGATGCAAACGATATGGTTGATTCAGATACATCAGGCTTAAAATATAGATTGAAGACAGTTgatcaatttaataaacaatttaaCGCTCAAGAAAAACCAAGTAAACAATATTTCAAGTGGGATAAATTGCAcgatattatcaaaaattatagaCTACCAAAACATATCCAAAACCATCCCGAAttgattgaaaatgaaatgaaaGAAAGAGAGTGTTTAATCCATTTCTTACAAGgtgttttaaatattaatccATTAGAGAGGTGGACACCACAGCAAGCTTCGATGCACCCATTCATAACTGGCCAACCTTTTTCGAAAGACTGGTATCCATTAGGTTCTTTACCCTCCtcttcttcaattaaaGACCAATCCCGTGATTCAAACTATATCTTAGAAAGTGGTTCTTCCTCTGTTGTTAGTCAGAGAAGGTCTACATTACAGGAATCAGCAAATAACTCTAATAATGTCAATGCCAAAAGCTCTGATCATGCTCCAAAGGTCGGAATGGAATGGTAATTATTTTGCCTTATTCTCCACCCTTACtcttagttttttttacctaAGTAATCAACTTCCTTTGATATATTCTTATtcattctttattttcaattctaaCCTCacaatattctttttttttcaatttattttttgttttatttatacaCAGGTGTATACTTCAACAAACGGTCTTTATGTTAGATCAGGTATTCACACATTCACACCTCACCATATAAAATAgttattaataatgttttCTAACTTATTTTAGTCAACTACAAtcattctatttttatccatttaattttttttcaatttaccttttttttaattctcctttcttttcaatttgtaATATACCAATTATTTATCAACTTTTATCTAAGTTTATAAATGTATGCATTCATCCGACTCTTTTAAATGGAGTTTAGGTgctaaatataatataacttCTGAACATTCGCTATTCAGTATGTTTCATTATTACGCTTAAACGGTTTCAAATTCCTAGCTGTCATAACTATTTAAACAAAGAGTGCAGAAATTCTACTTTTATTGGGATGGGagaattaataaatgttTGTAAAAATGCTATTAAATATCATCGAGGGCGTATGAACTGAGAgatagaaatatatatgaatgaattaaattactgaataatttatttaggTGTGTAtcttttaacaaaaatgaATGTATATTATTGGAACTGATAATGAAAAGTTTGAAAAGTAATTTTTAACGTAAATATACactaaaaaaagaatttctATAGAAATATCAACTAGCGTCATCACAATGGCTTTTAACAGCCTTTGGTGATACTTGCGTTAACATCTAAGAACATGATGCTGGCTTTTTAGGAAATACGGGTTCACCTTCTAGTCCGCCGAAATGTCCTTGAAATATCTGAATCAGTCATTTCAATATCACCATCTCGATCTCGCTGATGatttccattattattttgtccTGGTCTCATTGTATTTCCTGCTGTTTGTGGTCTTCGGATTTCAAAGACATAGTATACCATACCCGATCTTGCTGGTTGTGTAAATGAAAACCCTTCACCACCTAAATGCCAATTTTCAGGGCCAGGGTTCCCATGTATTAAATCCCTTTTACTTCTCAGTGTGGATGCATTCATCTGCTGGTTAGAAAATATCattcttttatattatgCAATATGATAAACTTGTTTAATTGATGTTGCTAAAGTATGTTAAATGTTAATGTATAATTCAGCCTTATTCTtgtaatagtaatatttttctgcTTTACTTCAAGTGATTGCTACATATATAGAGATGCAGCGAATTgccaattattattttatatattaacgttatttattatgtagatttataattattatggAGTTTTTCTATATAAAGGCAGGCTTATGTGTGTTCTATTATTGAATGTATGAGTTactttgaaagaaaaaggaAATGTATGGAATAGAGTAGAATGGTCCGATTACTAATTGGATCCTGATTTGATACTTACTTAAGTGGCATTTGAGACGTTTTCAGATTTGGTGGACTGACGGATCACC
The window above is part of the Henningerozyma blattae CBS 6284 chromosome 2, complete genome genome. Proteins encoded here:
- the YAK1 gene encoding serine/threonine protein kinase YAK1 (similar to Saccharomyces cerevisiae YAK1 (YJL141C); ancestral locus Anc_1.207); the encoded protein is MENQTIQEYPENNSEEGAPNDTSYKTPLQHRGSQSYSHQQLHNGQRNSLTFINPWGSNLNGSSDLFMQSNQSLLSTSSENQRRPSMDDFKRRKSSIVIPPSRAPGINPYFYNIDTTATFNGDGTSDNFQQNQNIDANQQQKKIFADEKDLYVQALLDPSSGIYDPDAFYRRRSLAAPAFTSSMGSSSMNTANNTATTNASSYQLNEPISPSNVNFSLMPHGCGINSRQPNRTGSFRKLSAYGAPVQSTFKSTYREEYNLLQQPPLEIPQMTPCNSKSDLQPTLNKLPKYRRASLHSSTISPLVGLTKGLITTYSLCSSDFQYKTSKNPRRVLTKPNEGVANNGYDNVNSDYILYVNDVLGTEQNRKYLVLDILGQGTFGQVVKCQNILTKEIIAVKVVKSRMEYLNQSISEAKILELINQKIDPYDKHHFLRLHDTFVHKNHLCLVFELLSSNLYEILKQNRFHGLNLSIIKEFSKQLLESLAVLKCSKIVHCDLKPENILLSAPDKPEIKVIDFGSSCEERKTLYTYIQSRFYRSPEVILGIPYSTSIDMWSFGCIVAELFLGIPIFPGASEFNQITRIINSLDYPPSWMIDRGKNSAKYFSMIDANDMVDSDTSGLKYRLKTVDQFNKQFNAQEKPSKQYFKWDKLHDIIKNYRLPKHIQNHPELIENEMKERECLIHFLQGVLNINPLERWTPQQASMHPFITGQPFSKDWYPLGSLPSSSSIKDQSRDSNYILESGSSSVVSQRRSTLQESANNSNNVNAKSSDHAPKVGMEW
- the RPB4 gene encoding DNA-directed RNA polymerase II subunit RPB4 (similar to Saccharomyces cerevisiae RPB4 (YJL140W); ancestral locus Anc_1.208) produces the protein MNISISAFSTGKRRLKKVEEEENAATLQLGPEFQLHQINHQGEEEELIALNLSETRLLIKEALIERKKAFKRAQLEQKNLINKSNGTNEELLDDDGDDELMHTETREKELESLDTLLEITTGDNNKDLKNTMEYLTNFSRFRDQETVGAVIQLLKSTELHPFEIAQLGSLACDSADEAKTLIPSLNNKISDDELERILKELSNLETLY
- the TBLA0B06520 gene encoding uncharacterized protein (similar to Saccharomyces cerevisiae YJL144W), whose amino-acid sequence is MIFSNQQMNASTLRSKRDLIHGNPGPENWHLGGEGFSFTQPARSGMVYYVFEIRRPQTAGNTMRPGQNNNGNHQRDRDGDIEMTDSDISRTFRRTRR
- the UTP30 gene encoding Utp30p (similar to Saccharomyces cerevisiae UTP30 (YKR060W); ancestral locus Anc_1.210) is translated as MSSPLNLSKDTNTAKALDSLLYHCQNDKALENDKFINLNINTFKIIRHRSNNIKFEYNNIPRIIPLTSCKLQDYKELEILLILNDPIATNKNLILSDNSTSDIFKDIVSLKRFRRYVSGSHKYLKNYDIIMTDYRLHHTVVDILKKSSRKSSSSILPYLIRLSKNAKSESLKVNETVDLKYLKAQVKNICKNTSFVTNSHNCLSIKIGVIHSTSREEILSNIDDIVKFLSVKPKKARGTNQTINPNAGIIPLTNINSICLKTANSISLPIYKNLKTPETEKEDFSDIKL